GTCCCGGGCGTGTCCGGCAGCGCGGACACGATCCGGGACCCATTTCGACCTTGAGAAAAAAGTTCAAAATGGATCCTGGCCTTCGCCAGGACGACGCTTGCGCGCCGAATGGAGTCCCGCCTTCGTGGGAATGACGATCGTTCCGCTCCTATGCGCATCGATCGCGCAAGCGCAGTCTTACCCCTCGAAGCCGATACGTCTCGTCGTAGGTTTCCCCGCCGGCGGCCCCACCGACATCGTCTCGCGCACCATCGCGCCCAAGATGACCGAAGCGCTCGGCCAGACGGTGATCGTCGACAACCGCGGCGGCGCGGGCGGCGTGATCGCGACCGAGCAGGTCGCCAAGTCCCCCGCCGACGGCTACACGCTGCTGATGGGCACGATCGGCGGCATCGCGGTCGCGATGAGCCTCAATCCGAACCGCGGTTACGACACGCTGCGCGACTTCGCGCCGGTGACGCAGGCGGTGACGGTCACCAACATCCTCGTCGTGCATCCGTCGGTGCCTGCGAAGAACGTGAAGGAGCTGCTCGCGATCGCGCGCAGCAAACCGGGCCGTCTCAATTACGCGTCCTCGGGCAACGGTACGGTGACGCACCTCGCGGGCGAGCTCTTCAAGCTCCTCGGCAAGGTCGACATCACGCACGTGCCTTTCAAGGGCGGCGCGCCGGCGCTGACCGCGCTGATCTCGGGCGAGGTCGATCTGTCGTACGAGAACAGCCTCGTGGTCACGCCGCACGTGCGCGCGGGCAAGGTGAAAGCGCTCGCGGTCACCGGTCTGAAGCGCTCGCAGCTCCTGCCCGAGCTGCCGACGATCGCCGAGTCGGGGTTGCCGGGCTACAACGCGAGCGGCTGGTACGGCCTCTTCGTGCCCGCGCAGACGCCGCGGGCGATCGTCACTCGCCTCAACCAGGAAGCGGTGAAGGCGCTGCGCATGCCCGACGTCGTCAAGACGCTGTCGTCGCAGGGCGCGGAGCCGATCGGCAATTCGCCCGAAGAGTTCTCGGCATTCGTAAAATCCGAGATCGACAAGTGGGCGAAGCTGGTGAAAGTCGCCAAATTGAAGATCGATTGAGCATGGCGCAGTGGAACGCCCAGACGCTCGCCGACGTGCTGACGCGCGACGCCGAGCTTTTTCCCGAGCAGGAGGCGCTGGTCATCGGCGTGCAGCGGCTCGACTACGCGCAGCTCAAACGGCGCGTGGACGAGACCGCGCAAGGCCTGCGC
The DNA window shown above is from Burkholderiales bacterium and carries:
- a CDS encoding tripartite tricarboxylate transporter substrate binding protein: MRAEWSPAFVGMTIVPLLCASIAQAQSYPSKPIRLVVGFPAGGPTDIVSRTIAPKMTEALGQTVIVDNRGGAGGVIATEQVAKSPADGYTLLMGTIGGIAVAMSLNPNRGYDTLRDFAPVTQAVTVTNILVVHPSVPAKNVKELLAIARSKPGRLNYASSGNGTVTHLAGELFKLLGKVDITHVPFKGGAPALTALISGEVDLSYENSLVVTPHVRAGKVKALAVTGLKRSQLLPELPTIAESGLPGYNASGWYGLFVPAQTPRAIVTRLNQEAVKALRMPDVVKTLSSQGAEPIGNSPEEFSAFVKSEIDKWAKLVKVAKLKID